One genomic region from Xylocopa sonorina isolate GNS202 chromosome 8, iyXylSono1_principal, whole genome shotgun sequence encodes:
- the Tsen2 gene encoding tRNA splicing endonuclease subunit 2: MNLREPKKKRRVKLKEQLPFPIVIDNSNEWSVYTAQLTDLGSYIADPNEIIAVHSMGYFGKGSLSRGFPSFGKARYGAPPVIRNRQWVRRQEWLKQFNKFSMESNSIHVNSEENKSDSSPSKNLDNDNVELLNDSTKESTVDIIEIDMDSVSSNKKHEKKQIDKEIEIECVDSNSSLEDDMLVILDKSIDEECSNTDNQKESVESEDKEISEIYFKQFSFEDDDVQFIDSSTNIEAKLLVLPDSDSETENYFKNIKPKIENESFPVQETLHLTFEETFFLLYGLGCLNVIDFEGNLLDIDSAWHIFCKADKNFIPKYVVYHYFRSKGWVVKPGLKYGGDFLLYKQGPPFYHASYIVLIDILDGDTLVRDQSKSMHKFMWNNLLGLERLSETAAKEILFAQVLWPSSALQTSNLLNVDVLSEFSVRELLWRRWNPKHHNDLDEEDDDSC; this comes from the exons ATGAATTTACGAGAACCAAAGAAAAAGCGGCGCGTAAAATTGAAAGAACAATTACCATTTCCAATTGTAATAGATAATAGTAACGAATGGAGTGTCTATACCGCTCAACTTACAGATTTAGGATCCTATATAGCTGATCCAAATGAAATCATTGCGGTACACTCCATG GGCTACTTTGGAAAAGGATCTTTATCACGTGGTTTTCCATCTTTTGGTAAAGCACGGTACGGAGCACCTCCAGTTATAAGAAACAGACAGTGGGTTCGTAGACAAGAATGGCTAAAACAGTTTAACAAATTCAGTATGGAATCTAATAGTATACATGTAAATTCGGAAGAAAATAAATCTGATTCGTCTCCTTCCAAAAATCTTGATAACGACAATGTTGAACTTTTAAATGATTCAACTAAAGAGAGCACAGTAGATATAATTGAAATTGATATGGATTCTGTTTCTTCGAACAAAAAACATGAAAAGAAACAAATCGATAAAGAGATAGAAATAGAGTGTGTAGATTCGAATTCCTCACTGGAGGATGATATGCTGGTTATTCTAGATAAAAGTATCGACGAAGAATGTAGTAACACTGATAATCAAAAAGAATCTGTTGAAAGTGAAGACAAAGAAATTtcagaaatttattttaaacaatTTAGTTTTGAAGATGATGATGTACAGTTCATTGACAGTAGCACAAATATTGAAGCAAAGCTACTTGTCTTGCCAGACAGCGATTCTGAAactgaaaattattttaaaaatataaaaccAAAGATTGAAAATGAAAGTTTTCCAGTTCAAGAAACTCTTCATCTAACGTTCGAAGAAACCTTTTTCCTCTTGTATGGTTTAGGTTGTTTAAATGTAATAGACTTTGAAGGTAATCTGTTAGATATTGACAGTGCTTGGCATATTTTCTGTAAGGCTGATAAAAATTTCATACCGAAATATGTTGTCTATCACTATTTTCGAAGCAAAGGATGGGTAGTAAAACCTGGACTTAAATATGGCGGTGATTTTT tgcTGTATAAACAAGGCCCACCATTCTATCATGCATCTTATATTGTACTAATAGATATTTTAGATGGTGATACATTAGTCAGAGATCAGTCTAAATCTATGCACAAATTCATGTGGAATAATCTCCTAGGATTGGAAAGATTGTCAGAGACTGCTGCTAAG gaaatattatttgcacaaGTTCTATGGCCATCCTCAGCTTTACAAACATCTAATCTGTTAAACGTGGATGTATTATCCGAATTTTCTGTAAGAGAATTATTGTGGAGAAGATGGAATCCTAAACATCACAATGATCTGGATGAGGAAGATGACGATTCTTGTTAA
- the Nop60b gene encoding dyskerin pseudouridine synthase 1 Nop60B — protein MAESDKSKKKSKKKSLGEIQATMKCQLEPSDEIVKLEYKDWPLLFKNFDKMYTRTKHFTPLTSGSTPLHRSLSEYIKSGCINLDKPCNPSSHEVVAWIKRILKVEKTGHSGTLDPKVSGCLIVCIDRATRLAKSQQSAGKEYVAVFKLHSAPESLQKVGQALEKLRGALFQRPPLISAVKRQLRVRTVYDSWFLDYDEERNMGVFKISCEAGSYIRTICVHLGLFLGTGCQMQELRRNRSGVQSEKDGMVTMHDILDAQWLYENHGDESYLRRVIKPLEALLVNHKRIIVKDSAVNAICYGAKIMLPGILMYDDGIELNQEIVIVTTKGEAIALAIALMTSPTMTACDHGVAAKIKRVIMERDAYPRKWGLGPKASVKKRMIIEGKLDKYGKPNENTPADWLSSFSDYSTVAIKTEENGVTDAAAKKRKWEETVAQPVAEVTVKQEQTEDPELSSPKEKKKEKKEKKKKKKKEKTESEADESMVVEGTTEETPVKEEKKKKKKKKDKDQEQEAPVPS, from the exons ATGGCAGAAAGCG ATAAAAGTAAGAAGAAAAGTAAGAAGAAGTCTCTTGGAGAGATTCAGGCGACAATGAAATGTCAGCTAGAACCTTCAGATGAAATTGTAAAACTGGAATACAAAGATTGGCCTCTCTTATTTAAG AATTTTGATAAAATGTACACACGTACAAAACACTTCACACCTTTAACCAGTGGTTCAACACCGTTACACCGTTCTTTATCTGAGTATATAAAATCTGGGTGCATTAATCTTGATAAACCGTGTAATCCATCGTCGCACGAAGTTGTGGCATGGATAAAGAGAATTTTGAAAGTAGAGAAAACTGGACATTCCGGCACTCTAGATCCTAAAGTATCTGGCTGTTTAATAGTTTGTATTGATAGAGCAACTAGATTAGCTAAATCTCAACAGTCTGCGGGAAAGGAATACGTTGCGGTCTTTAAATTACATTCTGCTCCAGAAAGTCTTCAGAAG GTAGGTCAAGCATTAGAGAAATTACGCGGTGCGTTGTTCCAACGACCTCCCCTTATATCTGCAGTGAAGCGTCAGCTTCGTGTAAGAACAGTTTACGATAGCTGGTTTCTTGATTACGATGAAGAACGCAATATGGGAGTGTTCAAAATTAGTTGCGAGGCTGGGTCATACATTAGAACTATTTGTGTTCACCTTGGCCTCTTCTTAGGCACTGGTTGTCAGATGCAAGAATTACGTAGAAATCGTTCGGGTGTACAATCTGAGAAAGACGGAATGGTTACTATGCACGATATACTTGATGCTCAATGGCTGTACGAAAATCACGGAGATGAATCTTATTTGAGAAGAGTAATCAAACCTTTAGAGGCTCTTCTTGTAAATCATAAGAGAATTATTGTAAAAGATAGCGCG GTGAATGCTATCTGTTATGGAGCTAAGATTATGCTACCTGGTATTTTAATGTACGACGATGGTATAGAACTAAATCAAGAAATTGTTATAGTGACTACTAAAGGAGAAGCTATAGCACTTG CTATAGCTTTAATGACATCCCCTACAATGACTGCCTGTGACCATGGAGTAGCTGCTAAAATTAAAAGAGTAATTATGGAAAGGGATGCGTACCCAAGAAAATGGGGTCTTGGTCCAAAAGCTTCTGTGAAGAAGCGTATGATAATTGAAGGAAAATTAGATAAGTATGGAAAACCAAATGAGAATACACCTGCTGACTGGTTGTCGAGTTTCTCAGATTACTCAACAGTTGCAATCAAG ACTGAGGAGAATGGAGTCACTGATGCAGCAGCTAAAAAACGTAAATGGGAAGAAACAGTTGCACAGCCTGTAGCAGAAGTTACAGTAAAACAAGAACAAACTGAAGATCCAGAATTATCATCGcctaaggagaaaaagaaagagaagaaagaaaagaaaaagaagaagaagaaagaaaagacaGAATCTGAGGCTGATGAATCAATGGTAGTAGAAGGTACAACTGAG GAAACGCCagtaaaagaagaaaagaagaagaagaaaaagaagaaggataAAGATCAAGAACAAGAAGCACCAGTTCCAAGTTGA
- the Rpn11 gene encoding regulatory particle non-ATPase 11 → MDRLLRLGGAMPGLSQGPPPSDAPVVDTAEQVYISSLALLKMLKHGRAGVPMEVMGLMLGEFVDDYTVRVIDVFAMPQTGTGVSVEAVDPVFQAKMLDMLKQTGRPEMVVGWYHSHPGFGCWLSGVDINTQQSFEALSERAVAVVIDPIQSVKGKVVIDAFRLITPNTMVLGQEPRQTTSNLGHLQKPSVQALIHGLNRHYYSISINYRKNELEQKMLLNLHKKTWMDGLTLAEYSEHSKLNENIVSEMLELAKNYNKALEDEEKMTPEQLAIKNVGKQDPKRHLEEKVDTLMSTNIVQCLGAMLDTVVFK, encoded by the exons aTGGACCGACTGTTAAGATTAGGAGGTGCTATGCCAGGTCTCAGTCAAGGACCTCCGCCTTCAGATGCTCCAGTTGTTGATACTGCAGAACAG GTGTACATATCATCGTTAGCTCTGTTAAAAATGCTTAAACATGGACGTGCTGGTGTTCCTATGGAAGTGATGGGTTTAATGCTTGGAGAATTTGTTGATGATTATACTGTTCGTGTTATCGATGTGTTTGCTATGCCACAAACAGGAACG GGAGTCAGCGTGGAAGCTGTAGATCCAGTATTTCAAGCAAAGATGTTGGATATGCTTAAACAAACTGGCCGGCCAGAGATGGTAGTAGGATGGTATCACTCTCATCCAGGATTTGGTTGTTGGTTATCCGGTGTAGATATTAACACACAACAGTCATTCGAAGCTCTTAGCGAAAGAGCAGTGGCTGTTGTTATTGATCCTATACAATCTGTAAAAGGAAAAGTCGTTATTGATGCATTTAGATTAATTACTCCTAACACCATG GTTTTAGGACAAGAACCCCGTCAAACAACATCTAACTTAGGTCATTTACAAAAACCATCTGTTCAAGCATTGATTCATGGCTTGAATCGTCATTACTATAGCATTAGCATCAACTACCGCAAGAATGAACTAGAacaaaaaatgttattaaatttaCATAAGAAAACATGGATGGATGGTCTTACACTTGCTGAATATTCGGAGCATAGCAAACTTAATGAAAATATTGTGTCCGAAATGCTCGAACTGGCTAAAAATTATaacaag gCATTAGAAGATGAAGAAAAGATGACACCGGAACAATTAGCTATAAAAAATGTGGGCAAACAGGATCCAAAACGGCATTTAGAAGAGAAAGTGGACACGCTTATGTCTACAAACATTGTTCAATGTCTGGGAGCTATGCTCGATACAGTTGTATTCAAATAA
- the Dare gene encoding LOW QUALITY PROTEIN: NADPH:adrenodoxin oxidoreductase, mitochondrial (The sequence of the model RefSeq protein was modified relative to this genomic sequence to represent the inferred CDS: substituted 2 bases at 2 genomic stop codons): MLQKRLIHISTMKFGTIYNYVRLFSTEHNVPKVCIVGAGPAGFYAAQQLLKACISXSDTLKXYYIKIILIQTNSDIKVDILEKLPVPYGLVRFGVAPDHPEVKNVINTFEKTASNPRFQFIGNVNVGKDVTINELQKIYHAVLLTYGAQEDRIFSIPGEDLNNVISGRRFVGWYNGVPADSNLNINLDVEEAVVLGQGNVAIDIARILLTPIDKLKNTDITSFALERLSRSRVRKVSLVGRRGPLQAAFTIAELREILKLEGCKTYWRADDFVNVKDVVNTLVRPRKRLTELMLKHLEESPSDTRITTKELHLIFLRSPVEFLGSNDVEGIKLSINKLEGDDIATQRAVPTGLFEEISCGLAFRSIGYKSIQIDSSIPFDIKSGRVKTSTGKIQDGLYAAGWVATGPVGVILTTMTNAFQVGALINKELSITENKPGFEELSKILKQKGVPMVLYNDWKKIDKIECKRGQKLGKPREKIVNIKEMLEIALK; this comes from the exons ATTAATACATATATCTACTATGAAATTTGGTACAATTTACAATTATGTTCGTTTATTTTCAACTGAACACAATGTACCAAAAGTGTGTATCGTTGGTGCTGGTCCAGCTGGATTTTATGCTGCACAACAATTACTGAAGGCATGTATAAGTTAATCCGATAcattaaaataatattatataaaaataattttgatACAGACAAATAGTGACATAAAAGTGGATATATTGGAGAAATTGCCAGTACCATATGGTTTAGTACGTTTTGGTGTAGCTCCAGATCATCCAGAagtgaaaaatgttattaatacTTTTGAGAAAACTGCATCTAATCCACGTTTTCAATTTATAGGAAATGTAAATGTAGGAAAAGATGTTACTATAAATGAATTGCAAAAAATCTATCACGCTGTTTTACTG ACATACGGTGCTCaagaagatagaatattcagcaTACCTGGAGAAGATTTAAATAATGTAATATCAGGAAGACGATTCGTTGGTTGGTATAATGGGGTACCAGCAGATAgtaatttaaatattaatttagatgtAGAAGAAGCTGTGGTCCTAGGACAAGGTAATGTTGCTATAGACATTGCAAGAATTTTGTTAACACCCATAGACAAATTAAAG AATACtgatataacatcatttgcgtTAGAAAGATTGTCTCGAAGTAGGGTACGTAAAGTATCACTAGTCGGAAGAAGAGGACCATTGCAAGCTGCATTTACGATCGCTGAACTACGGGAAATATTAAAGTTAGAGGGCTGCAAGACTTACTGGCGCGCAGATGATTTTGTAAATGTAAAGGATGTAGTCAATACTTTAGTGAGACCACGAAAAAGACTAACTGAACTTATGCTGAAACATTTAGAAGAATCGCCTTCAGACACAAGAATTACAACAAAAGAGTTACATCTAATATTTTTAAGGAGTCCCGTGGAATTTTTGGGTTCTAATGATGTAGAAGGTATTAAATTATCGATAAATAAGCTCGAAGGTGATGATATAGCTACACAACGTGCAGTGCCTACTGGATTATTTGAAGAGATTTCGTGTGGTCTAGCATTTCGTAGCATTGGTTACAAATCGATTCAAATAGATTCGTCGATACCATTCGATATCAAAAGTGGTCGTGTTAAAACTTCCACAGGGAAAATTCAAGACGGACTTTATGCTGCTGGTTGGGTTGCAACAGGTCCCGTAGGAGTTATATTAACGACAATGACAAACGCATTCCAAGTTGGTGCATTGATCAACAAAGAATTATCGATTACTGAAAATAAACCAGGTTTTGAAGAATTGTCTAAGATACTTAAACAAAAAGGAGTACCCATGGTATTGTACAACGACTGGAAGAAGATTGATAAAATAGAATGCAAGAGGGGGCAGAAATTAGGAAAACCAAGAGAAAAGATAGTAAATATTAAAGAAATGTTAGAAATTGCTCTAAAATAA
- the Cdc45 gene encoding cell division cycle protein 45: protein MFVENLERGFYSSIKDDRCLLLVNFDVDAICACRILQQLFKNDNLIYTLVPVQGIQDMVRAFEENCEEIKNVIFINCGGTLDLVELLQPVESVIFYILDSHRPYDLCNVYSEDQVRILGKPDEDDEIPQYNDVFRDDSSDEDEQDEELDSEESQRKRRRLNEEDIIKRAERRKWSENRATILFNYTQYSYYGKSSAMLVFEMAWNMSKDSLDMVWWAIVGSTEQAILGKVESRLSVLDEGSLQAHVSRLTHKQGGDVDNPQQQSTVRITYDKDLLLALYRHWTVEASLRHSIPTAVSLRLWSVRGEQRLKELLAEMGLPLAQSKQRFSAMDLALRHEFRQMIEKLAGKFKVDSVIGTSFTLQYGYRFKYCASDVVYAMLALIESSSKQKLPQCCFLDALDCLSRTKKDILEGGIEKAKLMLNSIFKTAQSILQMKQVRSAGSFLYIIISEGIADNYVFSHPYPLMMLAQFILKAYVDSSRNRRAPEWPLVASSTYNTGDGTCLVVGIPPVCEDQPRSLFGRAFEQAAKNTNSFIDTDYFDTTIIRLKIDERSKFFDALAALLA from the exons ATGTTTGTAGAGAATTTAGAAAGAGGATTTTACAGTTCAATAAAAGATGAT AGATGCCTCTTGTTGGTTAATTTTGATGTGGATGCTATTTGTGCCTGTAGAATTTTACAGCAACTTTTTAAAAATGATAACTTGATATATACACTTGTACCTGTGCAAGGTATTCAAGATATGGTTCGGGCCTTTGAGGAAAATTGCGAGGAG aTAAAAAATGTTATATTTATAAATTGTGGGGGTACGTTAGATTTAGTGGAATTACTACAACCCGTAGAATCTGTGATATTTTATATTCTTGATAGCCATAGACCTTATGACTTATGTAATGTATACTCAGAGGATCAAGTGCGTATACTTGGTAAACCTGATGAAGATGATGAAATTCCGCAGTATAATGATGTCTTCAGAGATGACTCG TCCGATGAGGATGAACAAGACGAGGAATTGGATAGTGAAGAGTCTCAGAGAAAAAGGCGAAGATTGAACGAAGAAGATATTATTAAAAGAGCTGAACGAAGAAAGTGGTCAGAGAATAGAGCAACTATTTTGTTCAATTATACGCAATACAGTTACTATGGAAAATCG AGTGCAATGCTTGTTTTTGAAATGGCATGGAACATGTCAAAAGATAGTTTGGATATGGTTTGGTGGGCCATAGTCGGCTCTACAGAACAAGCTATTCTTGGTAAAGTGGAATCAAGATTAAGCGTACTCGATGAAGGTTCTCTTCAAGCTCACGTATCCAGATTAACTCATAAACAGGGAGGTGATGTTGATAACCCACAACAACAGAGTACAGTCAGGATTACATATGATAAAGA TCTTTTACTTGCACTGTATCGACATTGGACCGTAGAAGCTAGTCTGAGACATTCAATACCAACTGCGGTATCGTTGCGACTTTGGTCGGTTAGAGGGGAACAACGGTTAAAAGAATTATTGGCAGAAATGGGTTTACCCCTAGCGCAGTCAAAGCAACGTTTCTCAGCGATGGATCTTGCGCTTAGACACGAGTTTagacaaatgattgaaaaattGGCAGGAAAGTTTAAAGTGGACTCTGTGATCGGAACAAGTTTTACACTTCAATATGGTTATAGATTTAAATACTGTGCATCAGATGTCGTTTATGCTATGCTTGCTTTAATAGAATCTTCT tcaaagcagaaattaccgcaatGTTGTTTTCTGGATGCGTTGGACTGTTTATCACGCACAAAGAAAGATATCTTAGAAGGTGGCATAGAAAAAGcaaaactgatgcttaatagtATTTTTAAGACAGCGCAGAGTATTTTACAAATGAAACAAGTTAGAAGCGCTGGTTCGTTTCTTTACATAATCATCTCGGAGGGTATTGCTGACAATTATGTTTTCTCACATCCGTATCCGTTAATGATGTTAGCTCAGTTTATTCTGAAGGCCTATGTAGACTCTTCGAGAAACAGGCGTGCACCGGAATGGCCGCTTGTAGCTTCTTCGACGTATAATACAGGAGATGGTACGTGTCTCGTAGTTGGTATTCCACCAGTGTGTGAAGATCAACCAAGAAG
- the LOC143426376 gene encoding COX assembly mitochondrial protein homolog has protein sequence MKDNATVLPGSCRGGPHNLGDPNDKSLRKVEKDVLIPQIMRDRSKEEKCVAEVAEFTECCKNNANILMPFKCKQENKMLIQCLERWYNDTDFREECTQQYLDARSEYRRTGISQKSKYQRARSSIA, from the exons ATGAAAGATAACGCTACAGTTCTTCCTGGGTCCTGTAGAGGAGGACCTCATAATTTAG GTGATCCTAATGATAAGAGTCTAAGAAAAGTAGAAAAAGATGTTCTAATACCACAAATAATGCGAGACAGATCTAAAGAAGAGAAATGCGTTGCAGAGGTCGCAG AATTTACAGAATGTTGTAAAAATAACGCAAATATTTTGATGCCATTTAAATGTAAACAAGAGAATAAAATGTTGATACAATGTTTAGAAAGATGGTACAATGATACAGACTTCAGGGAAGAATGCACACAACAATATTTAGATGCAAGAAGTGAATATCGGCGAACTGGTATATCTCAGAAATCAAAGTATCAGAGAGCAAGATCATCGATAGCTTAA